Proteins found in one Eriocheir sinensis breed Jianghai 21 chromosome 14, ASM2467909v1, whole genome shotgun sequence genomic segment:
- the LOC126998671 gene encoding mucin-2-like isoform X1, whose product MDDDGQKQRLLDVIGDPHALETFLETLPSSVNLPWQGLDSPRFDNVTSSTDSGLVSSCLDSLVFDGQFLGQVRGGSHPLNHSQVPPHVLQQVLPSPTLSVGPPGTPHAPQQLQHHLPQQQAEQQEQQQQPPPPPPPPPQQQPQQPQQQQQEQPPPQPQHDSPEQQHTLQQQQNVALQAGGAPIVPGAPSTDGEGTRENDHPTLQQLLASSATFPPQQQQQQQTPQPSNQPQHIQHPQNAASGHSLPPTIHTAGASRQPSMQQPPTAQQQISVQPAPRPVSVKSQGSPATKGGQNVLLNTSQPVPQVISQAATQPPQQIMSNGVQLVGGPSQVITSGGQIITSASTQLLQGTQLLQAPGSTQVLPSQILPGGQVLHNGQVIQGGQVLPGPHLLPSGQILQSGQVIQGGQVLQGGQIIQGNQVINNSQLIATTAQMASSGVSGLGAPSAPIQVAPSAQAIPQQTHTVTLHQSVQPPTPASPFSVLSKSPGTVLPRTSPSPSPYHPTTPSPHPGVQSPAPYTTRSPAPSPHSNVSAMRSPAPPTPSPAATPTPQTHTSIATIPQQQPTGMVQSVMGNVGMMQSLMPQLPLSQVMGSNGMVLPQSGVQQTASGVKQVVSGGQLIQIVSSPQPTQPRQPLTTSAHKPIQPKQPQLLPKPPQAAVVGQPAPPPPGKTLIGTRPVTPGGQQPIVIGTTGQQPTMVTGQQGLGGFVINPSMLQSGLQQPFLIQQPNGVLLVRPSGPSGAGGAPGQTLLVPVPSQPQMLSAAGTKAGQHQTVVFPSNGQGGPAYVIPQHGSSGLGAPGVMGAQGSRGPQPIIRLVAPQAPLQLQPIQTPSGPALVAVQTGQAVNLQGLLTPGGTTMRTLTPGVASGPLQLAPTSVAPPSMAPVVSMGHIQLPGGGQPLHVSVPGAPLHLATSLPSSLPSVITTTKQTVIDETVAPASIVTAAEVGTQHQTVTDSSKNTKKKSKKKKREKDTKDEKLRGKGTSINLNDILRETGIDGDLMLFDEADLGLGGEGMEGVQVTPSTAAAQVTAVPTVVTPATMATQAHVVNPVQAMPTAESNVTFTTPSENGGHIVVGSSNPHSLLGMGNTLVTGTVVTNSSQSGLITTSSMPSGMSITLDPSGKFIFGSDPTKAHFGPPIPTATQVGGLVLPTCQSQVQVIGGANVSLSSSLSSVSSGGVANGVGSSMPTIMTGSANAGIGQSALPVGSMPSFTQLLTPPTQAASNVVVHGHGITAKSKPLQFQQTASKLTQVTSSKSQTGADISRVAQNTHLLQTLHLPASEKPLATNGQPFLTSLISGPQTIPSHSGEQLGVPVQVSVSDGGPMLTVVSVGGVMSLPEGIVSTGTTLSSPAPLSILVPSQASQVPQSSAVIVSSSATNSVVSGAILSSKHYVSNSALIPQTSVSFPNTENVPISRAHSQILNPLQDNVPSQASNPCTLLTKSNENHTKAPSFQNEYVATLQRGQTIIDSSKNKTKSYKKKKKDKETEIISPTNASTMIVKHSLQERLKSGTCTSTSGTIQQQLPLAPIPNGLSGPAIKTVSHNIGTSTTSTSLPLTIEAGGQCDTTSIAGSNTSSAPPVTITTSGIVTVTATSQASSTATTATITSATTSTGVMVSVPKQQFRHVRHLILSPQNQEALKKVHAQIQVLQNKKSDQDSACLQQLYAEYRKIMATGKPVTVSTTQQPQIPPTPSQPTPVRYSHPVGHKVITLTQFKQQIKHLPQDQQRQIIDHSKQVLQRCKDPGNNTSFSVTSAPTLHTSPHLSPSTQGTGGSNGSTKITVAHGPSMPTIATSVSSPIVPTTSTTVSSSTTTSSNLSYTKITPPHCSPVSTTAAVSHLSSLGPSPKSLVQSGMVLPPQFSPHPVSASGMEEHSPSQPKTPTATAYSITKEQLFEHQLKTDQNGALNPDYRTPFKNKIDACKRLIRYHVFNECVSTQRELTETSNQFELQAESLLKKFNNMKYKYQSLLVKDSLRRHPSSETVMLYRLFLQEDKTNFEKEKSDIQSGKTIDMASTSIIPTSSESLHTDGLYPWELEWESQKLYRYEPNQKVLKREETDDDEEEEEELCIDNLNDTIKTEVIGKSETEETEDVMVEEEDQKEDKEKELSVVDNDDDDNEEEEDEKPEESKTSISRSESMAFMTEKDLNEFDDSQEGETCLHIHTGDEEEKEDEETTKKEKEEEEEEEEEEKEKQHRQVSHLVKKFNCNSVTYGSDGYSVEAAQHSSSPVTKLSCNNLSDSDSLDEKNGEADKDSEQEEEELVICDGEGASSSLNNSPVSSEVPTLASPSRVSLLNCGENVLSKFSEHLCDNLRLTSNAAKPLNLTGPDPPGNNMCKPAHSPPAKALSDKLDKEKRRERVEKEKKKSDRTKVKERGKDREKEDRPPKKLRIKFKTEERALVPPLRIRTEERGLKLTLKKQEGSGAYYSVGEERKREYRVEPNEDGEEEEEELGGIVRPFEDEEGQEDSEGHGGSSLKEVKVVLQDVLKDKRFKKQVEEKSSKKRRKEKCEEKNDRNETLYSPNSHWINYSQQLHPSEGDKKNLQTTNQDSRTWNCNAGEWRKSGGEGASNVDHSSDHKAREYSSHLYSYSEHFGHEYAGRHNHSQPYGHSGSQQRNTHSYY is encoded by the exons ATGGATGATGATGGCCAGAAACAGAGACTTCTTGACGTAATAGG AGACCCCCATGCACTCGAAACCTTCTTAGAAACTTTACCTAGCTCA GTCAATCTCCCCTGGCAGGGCTTAGACTCTCCTCGCTTTGACAATGTGACCTCTTCCACGGACTCTGGGCTGGTCAGCAGTTGTCTGGACAGCCTCGTCTTCGATGGCCAGTTCCTCGGTCAGGTACGGGGTGGAAGCCATCCCCTCAACCACTCGCAGGTGCCCCCACATGTCCTGCAGCAAGtccttccctcacccacactcTCCGTGGGGCCGCCAGGAACACCTCACGCACCACAGCAGCTGCAGCACCACCTGCCCCAGCAACAGGCAgaacagcaggagcagcagcagcagccaccaccaccaccaccaccaccaccacaacaacagccacagcaaccacaacagcagcagcaagaaCAGCCACCGCCACAGCCACAGCATGATTCACCCGAACAGCAACACACACTTCAACAACAGCAAAATGTAGCGCTTCAGGCAGGTGGGGCTCCAATCGTCCCTGGAGCCCCAAGTACAGATGGGGAAGGAACTCGGGAAAATGACCACCCTACTCTACAGCAACTACTGGCTTCCTCCGCAACCTTCcctccccagcagcagcagcaacagcaaacaCCCCAGCCATCAAACCAACCCCAACATATCCAGCACCCACAAAATGCTGCTTCAGGACACAGTCTCCCGCCCACCATTCACACTGCTGGTGCCTCCCGTCAGCCCTCCATGCAGCAGCCTCCAACAGCGCAGCAGCAAATTTCTGTGCAGCCTGCTCCCCGTCCTGTCTCTGTTAAGTCCCAGGGATCTCCAGCAACGAAAGGTGGCCAGAATGTCCTCCTGAACACCTCCCAGCCAGTCCCGCAGGTCATATCACAAGCTGCCACTCAGCCTCCGCAACAAATTATGTCTAATGGGGTGCAGCTTGTAGGGGGACCCAGCCAAGTGATCACCTCAGGAGGACAGATCATCACATCTGCTTCAACTCAACTGTTACAAGGAACTCAGCTTCTGCAAGCACCGGGATCAACACAAGTTTTGCCAAGTCAGATTTTGCCGGGTGGCCAAGTTTTGCACAATGGCCAAGTCATACAGGGTGGCCAGGTACTTCCCGGGCCACATTTACTACCCAGCGGCCAGATACTACAGAGTGGCCAAGTTATCCAGGGTGGGCAGGTGCTGCAGGGAGGGCAAATCATCCAAGGAAACCAGGTCATTAATAACAGTCAACTAATTGCCACCACAGCACAAATGGCATCTAGTGGAGTGTCTGGACTTGGGGCTCCATCGGCACCCATCCAAGTCGCTCCCAGTGCACAAGCAATCCCACAGCAAACCCATACAGTTACACTACATCAGTCAGTCCAGCCCCCTACTCCTGCCTCCCCATTCTCTGTGCTCAGTAAGTCTCCAGGAACAGTATTGCCTCGCACATCACCGagtccctccccttatcacccaACCACACCCTCGCCACACCCGGGAGTCCAAAGTCCTGCTCCTTATACAACGCGCTCTCCAGCACCTTCTCCTCATAGTAATGTAAGTGCCATGagatctcctgctcctcctactccatccCCGGctgcaacaccaacaccacaaacacacacgagcATTGCAACCATACCACAACAGCAACCTACAGGAATGGTTCAAAGTGTCATGGGAAATGTAGGAATGATGCAGAGTCTGATGCCCCAATTACCATTGTCTCAAGTGATGGGATCCAATGGCATGGTGCTACCACAGTCAGGAGTTCAACAGACTGCAAGTGGAGTCAAGCAAGTTGTGTCTGGAGGACAGCTGATTCAAATTGTATCCTCACCTCAACCAACACAGCCCAGGCAACCTCTCACTACATCTGCACACAAGCCAATCCAACCCAAGCAACCCCAGTTGCTTCCAAAGCCTCCTCAAGCAGCTGTTGTAGGGCAgccagcccctcctcctcctgggaagACCCTCATAGGCACTCGTCCTGTGACTCCTGGAGGACAGCAGCCCATAGTGATTGGGACGACTGGACAGCAGCCAACGATGGTTACGGGTCAGCAGGGGTTGGGAGGGTTTGTTATCAACCCTTCAATGCTACAGTCAGGCCTACAGCAACCCTTCCTCATCCAGCAGCCCAACGGTGTTCTCCTTGTGAGGCCTTCAGGACCATCTGGGGCTGGCGGAGCACCAGGCCAAACTCTTCTGGTGCCTGTACCAAGTCAGCCGCAGATGTTAAGTGCTGCTGGAACCAAAGCTGGGCAGCACCAGACTGTGGTGTTTCCCAGTAATGGACAAGGAGGGCCGGCATATGTCATCCCTCAGCATGGCTCCTCTGGTTTGGGTGCTCCGGGGGTGATGGGGGCACAAGGCTCCCGGGGCCCCCAGCCCATCATCCGTCTGGTGGCACCCCAGGCCCCATTACAGCTGCAGCCAATTCAGACTCCCAGTGGGCCTGCATTAGTTGCAGTGCAGACTGGTCAGGCTGTCAATCTGCAAGGGTTGCTAACACCTGGAGGTACCACAATGCGTACCCTCACTCCAGGGGTGGCCTCAGGTCCCCTACAACTAGCCCCCACCTCAGTGGCTCCCCCCAGCATGGCTCCCGTTGTTAGCATGGGCCACATCCAATTGCCAGGCGGGGGGCAGCCACTCCATGTGTCTGTCCCTGGAGCACCCCTCCATctagccacctccctcccctcctcccttccatctgtgATAACCACCACTAAGCAAACTGTGATAGATGAAACCGTGGCTCCTGCCTCAATTGTGACAGCTGCAGAGGTTGGAACACAGCATCAAACCGTAACAGACTCTAGTAAAAACACTAAGAAAAAGTCCAAAAAGAAGAAACGGGAAAAGGACACAAAAGATGAAAAACTTAGGGGAAAAGGGACGTCGATAAATTTAAATGACATTCTCAGAGAAACTGGCATTGATGGCGACCTGATGCTTTTTGATGAAGCTGATTTAGgtttaggaggagaagggatggagggcgtGCAGGTAACCCCCTCCACTGCTGCGGCTCAGGTGACGGCAGTGCCAACTGTTGTGACACCTGCAACCATGGCAACCCAGGCTCATGTTGTGAACCCAGTACAAGCAATGCCCACAGCGGAGAGCAACGTCACCTTCACCACCCCAAGTGAGAACGGCGGCCACATCGTCGTTGGCTCCTCAAACCCTCACTCGCTGCTGGGAATGGGTAATACTTTAGTCACGGGCACGGTGGTGACCAATTCCTCGCAGAGTGGATTGATCACCACATCAAGCATGCCAAGTGGAATGAGTATTACCTTGGATCCGAGTGGGAAGTTCATCTTCGGGTCAGATCCAACGAAGGCTCACTTTGGTCCCCCAATACCAACGGCAACTCAG GTTGGAGGATTGGTGCTCCCCACGTGCCAGTCCCAGGTGCAGGTGATTGGTGGAGCAAATGTCAGCCTGAGCTCCTCCCTGAGCAGTGTCAGCAGTGGGGGTGTGGCCAACGGGGTAGGGAGCAGTATGCCCACCATCATGACTGGCAGTGCTAATGCTGGGATTGGACAGAGTGCTCTTCCAGTCGGGTCTATGCCATCCTTCACCCAGCTCCTGACGCCCCCAACACAAGCAGCATCTAATGTTGTGGTTCATGGGCACGGCATCACTGCCAAGAGTAAGCCACTACAGTTTCAGCAGACAGCCTCAAAGCTAACGCAGGTGACCTCTTCCAAGAGCCAGACTGGGGCGGACATCTCCAGGGTGGCGCAGAACACTCATCTGTTACAGACTTTACACCTCCCTGCGTCAGAGAAACCTCTGGCAACCAATGGACAGCCTTTCCTAACATCACTCATATCAGGACCACAGACAATACCCAGCCATAGTGGGGAGCAGCTGGGTGTTCCAGTACAAGTCTCCGTCTCGGATGGGGGACCCATGCTCACGGTGGTTAGTGTTGGAGGTGTTATGAGCTTACCTGAAGGTATAGTTTCTACTGGTACAACTCTTTCCTCGCCAGCTCCTCTTAGCATACTGGTGCCCAGTCAAGCTAGCCAAGTGCCTCAGAGTTCTGCTGTGATTGTGTCTTCTAGTGCTACAAACAGTGTTGTGTCTGGTGCTATATTAAGCAGCAAACATTATGTCTCCAACTctgcactcattccacaaactaGTGTAAGTTTTCCTAACACAGAAAATGTGCCAATATCTAGAGCTCATTCCCAAATTTTAAACCCTTTGCAAGATAATGTTCCTAGTCAGGCAAGTAATCCTTGCACTTTGTTAACAAAAAGTAATGAAAACCACACTAAAGCTCCTAGCTTTCAAAATGAATATGTGGCAACTCTTCAGAGAGGTCAAACCATCATAGACTCaagtaaaaacaaaactaaatcctataaaaagaaaaagaaagataaggaaacagaaataaTATCACCAACAAATGCAAGTACAATGATCGTTAAGCACAGCTTGCAAGAACGTTTAAAATCGGGCACGTGTACAAGTACAAGTGGAACCATCCAGCAGCAACTACCCTTGGCACCCATACCCAACGGGCTCAGCGGTCCTGCCATCAAGACCGTCTCTCACAACATTGGAACTTCCACAACCTCTACATCCCTGCCCTTAACTATTGAAGCTGGTGGCCAGTGTGATACTACATCCATAGCAGGCTCCAAcacctcctctgctcctcctgtcaccatcacaacctccgGGATAGTGACGGTCACAGCAACCTCCCAAGCATCCTCAACGGCCACCACGGCGACCATCACCTCGGCCACAACCTCAACGGGGGTGATGGTCTCCGTTCCCAAGCAGCAGTTCAGGCACGTCAGACACCTCATACTCTCTCCACAGAATCAAGAG GCCCTCAAGAAGGTTCATGCCCAGATCCAAGTTCTTCAAAACAAAAAGTCTGACCAAGATAGCGCGTGTCTTCAGCAGCTGTATGCTGAGTACCGCAAGATAATGGCCACGGGGAAGCCAGTCACTGTCAGCACCACACAACAGCCACAGATT CCTCCAACACCCAGCCAACCCACTCCTGTGCGGTATTCTCACCCTGTGGGGCACAAGGTCATCACGCTGACTCAATTCAAGCAACAAATCAAGCATTTGCCTCAA GATCAGCAGAGGCAAATAATAGATCACAGCAAGCAAGTGCTACAGAGGTGCAAAGACCCTGGGAATAACACATCCTTCTCTGTCACCTCGGCTCCCACCCTCCACAcatcccctcacctctctcccagTACACAG GGCACAGGAGGCAGTAATGGATCCACCAAGATTACTGTGGCCCATGGACCCAGCATGCCCACCATTGCCACTTCGGTCTCCTCCCCCATCGTGCCCACAACCTCCACTACAGTttccagcagcaccaccaccagcagtaaCCTAAGCTACACCAAAATAACTCCTCCTCACTGCTCGCCTGTCTCCACCACGGCTGCTGTGAGTCACCTGAGTTCCCTGGGGCCATCTCCAAAGAGTCTGGTCCAGTCAGGCATGGTGCTACCACCCCAGTTCTCGCCCCATCCTGTCTCTGCCTCAGGCATGGAGGAACACTCCCCAAGCCAGCCCAAGACTCCCACAGCGACAGCATACAGCATCACTAAGGAACAACT TTTTGAACATCAGCTGAAGACCGACCAGAATGGAGCGCTCAATCCTGACTATCGCACTCCCTTCAAGAATAAGATAGATGCTTGCAAGCGCCTCATTCGCTACCatgtgttcaatgaatgtgtatcCACCCAACGGGAATTAACAGAAACCAGTAACCAGTTTGAGCTGCAAGCCGAATCCCTTCTTAAGAAATTCAATAACATGAAGTACAAGTATCAATCTCTTCTAGTTAAGGACAGCCTG CGCCGTCATCCATCTTCCGAGACTGTGATGCTCTATCGCTTATTTTTGCAAGAGGACAAAACCAACtttgagaaagagaagagtgacATTCAGAGTGGAAAAA CTATAGACATGGCATCAACAAGTATCATCCCTACGTCTAGCGAGAGTCTGCACACTGACGGTCTATATCCTTGGGAACTGGAGTGGGAAAGCCAAAAACTCTACAGGTATGAACCCAACCAAAAAGTTCTGAAGCGAGAAGAGactgacgacgacgaggaagaagaagaagagctgtGCATTGACAACCTGAACGACACCATCAAGACGGAGGTCATCGGTAAGAGTGAGACGGAAGAGACGGAAGACgtgatggtggaagaggaagaccagaaggaagacaaggagaaggagctgagtgttgttgacaacgacgatgatgacaatgaagaggaggaagacgagaaaccGGAGGAAAGCAAAACCAGCATAAGTCGTAGTGAGTCCATGGCATTCATGACGGAAAAAGATCTGAACGAATTCGATGACAGTCAGGAAGGAGAAACTTGCCTTCACATACATacaggggatgaggaggaaaaagaggatgaagaaactaccaagaaggaaaaggaggaggaggaggaggaggaagaagaggagaaggagaagcaacaCAGACAGGTGAGTCATCTAGTCAAAAAATTCAACTGTAACAGCGTCACCTATGGCAGCGATGGTTACAGCGTAGAGGCGGCGCAGCACTCCTCATCCCCTGTCACAAAACTAAGCTGCAACAACCTCAGCGACTCGGACAGCTTGGACGAGAAGAATGGAGAGGCTGATAAGGATtccgagcaggaggaggaggagctggtcaTATGTGATGGGGAGGGTGCATCCAGCAGTCTAAACAACAGTCCGGTGAGTAGTGAAGTTCCTACACTAGCCAGCCCCAGCCGAGTGTCCTTGTTGAACTGTGGCGAGAACGTGTTGTCGAAGTTTTCCGAGCACCTGTGTGATAACCTGAGGCTGACGAGTAACGCTGCCAAGCCCCTAAATTTAACAGGCCCAGACCCTCCCGGTAACAACATGTGCAAGCCAGCTCATTCTCCACCAGCAAAAGCTTTAAGTGATAAATTGGacaaagagaaacgaagggaaagagtggagaaggaaaagaaaaaatcagaCAGGACTAAagtgaaagagaggggaaaagacagagaaaaggaggacAGGCCGCCCAAAAAGCTGAGAATTAAGTTTAAGACTGAGGAACGTGCCCTTGTCCCTCCGCTGCGAATCAGGACAGAAGAGCGTGGTCTGAAATTGACGCTAAAGAAACAGGAAGGCTCGGGAGCGTATTACAgtgtgggtgaggagaggaagagggagtacaGAGTGGAACCGaatgaggatggagaggaggaggaggaggagctggggggCATTGTCCGACCCTTCGAGGATGAGGAAGGACAAGAGGACAGTGAAGGTCATGGAGGCAGCAGCTTGAAAGAGGTCAAAGTGGTGCTTCAAGATGTGCTGAAAGACAAAAGGTTTAAAAAGCAGGTCGAGGAGAAAAgcagtaaaaagaggagaaaagaaaagtgcGAGGAAAAGAATGACAGAAATGAAACTCTGTACAGTCCAAATTCCCATTGGATAAACTATTCCCAGCAGTTACACCCGAGTGAGGGCGATAAGAAAAATTTGCAAACCACCAATCAGGACAGCAGGACTTGGAACTGTAATGCGGGGGAGTGGCGGaagagtggtggtgaaggtgcttCCAATGTTGACCATTCTAGCGATCACAAGGCACGAGAGTACAGTTCCCATTTATATTCCTACAGTGAGCACTTTGGACATGAGTACGCTGGTCGGCATAATCATTCTCAGCCATATGGGCATTCTGGTAGTCAGCAGAGAAATACACACAGCTACTATTAA